The following are from one region of the Girardinichthys multiradiatus isolate DD_20200921_A chromosome 9, DD_fGirMul_XY1, whole genome shotgun sequence genome:
- the LOC124873321 gene encoding putative protein tag-278, translating into MAAQRKRTKLHLNQSGAISADVLQTDLPTFNGEKLSTFQNNQVSRKTTEGQSVTQTSETDTQACQTRGRTEKVGNDTEPSVRPRKCSRKRKWIETDPSADNFQKHSNDKISSTFTVSYLPRNIDLSEFDLIQPDGEKPSTSQNYQAHRKVTRQRKNVAMTSLGEHLGFNQESETQTQANGYSRQTQQTGKRFESDSEPTVRPHKQYRTKKYNCQSSGGYFQNNSNKRRDNFYKHSTTDQHNTHVSPQYSYNGDEWDNSEYYPHENFNPVSITQNQELPQEFQDDMNPLLNENHMLWSILEENNILLKQEKKKRIAAEKAYDTCNEELKLHYEEAKRFLEFIDQQQNAEEATQEELENLNTENKELLRRLAFFENQQGAKAEIQLELENLKKENKQLLGRLAFFENQQEGKAKIHLEVKNLKKENKELLGKLGEEQLKTAKLKKHVDSALSSTNHLLAVAQSEQQKRIEAEKKCNNLFEQLKHYQDQQVCEESEQIHTSLLVCDPEIFENAFKINKEESDSQYEKVPEAPVCDSESDTEQSDSESEWVPEAPICDSESDTEQSDSEYETVPEAPICDSDSDTEQPDSESETVPKSPVCDSERKREQSKSESETVPEAPICDSESDTEQSDSEYETVPEAPICDSDSDTEQPNSESETVPKSPVCDSERKIEQSHSESETVSVAPVCDSEIITEDPVSRSQIVEASKNHQGEVNIKISEAACKCSRDDQQEGAGRKVEAIVRSDRSSPQKDKSI; encoded by the exons ATGgctgcacaaagaaagaggaCAAAACTGCATCTGAACCAGAGTGGAGCAATTTCTGCTGATGTTCTTCAGACTGATCTGCCAACGTTCAATGGAGAAAAACTATCTACCTTCCAAAACAACCAGGTTAGTAGAAAAACCACGGAGGGTCAAAGTGTCACACAGACCTCTGAAACCGACACTCAAGCCTGTCAAACCAGGGGACGAACAGAGAAGGTTGGGAATGATACTGAACCATCTGTACGACCACGCAAGTGTTCCAGAAAGAGGAAATGGATCGAAACTGATCCCTCTGCTGACAATTTTCAGAAACATTCAAATGACAAGATCTCATCAACATTCACTGTATCTTATTTACCACGCAATATAGACCTTTCTGAATTTGACCTTATACAGCCTGATGGAGAAAAACCCTCAACCTCACAAAACTATCAGGCTCACAGGAAAGTCACAAGGcaaaggaaaaatgttgcaatgacCTCTCTGGGTGAACACTTAGGGTTCAATCAGGAATCTGAGACTCAAACCCAGGCCAATGGATATTCTAGGCAAACGCAGCAGACTGGAAAGCGATTTGAAAGCGATTCAGAACCAACTGTACGTCCACACAAACAATACAGGACGAAGAAGTACAATTGCCAGTCCTCTGGTGGTTATTTTCAGAACAATTCCAATAAAAGAAGAGATAACTTTTACAAGCATTCGACCACTGACCAACATAATACCCATGTCAGTCCTCAGTATAGCTATAATGGGGACGAGTGGGATAATTCTGAGTACTATCCACATGAGAACTTTAATCCAGTCAGTATCACCCAAAACCAAGAACTACCACAAGAATTTCAGGATGACATGAATCCTCTTCTAAATGAAAATCACATGCTTTGgtcaatcctggaggaaaataaCATTCTTCTTAagcaagagaagaaaaagagaattgCGGCAGAGAAAGCTTATGATACTTGCAACGAAGAACTGAAACTGCACTATGAAGAAGCTAAACGATTCCTGGAATTTATTGACCAACAACAAAATGCTGAAGAAGCAACTCAGGAAGAGCTGGAGAATCTTAACACAGAAAATAAGGAACTGCTTAGAAGACTTGCCTTTTTTGAAAACCAACAAGGGGCTAAAGCAGAAATTCAGCTGGAGTtggaaaatcttaaaaaagaaaacaagcaacTGCTTGGAAGACTTGCCTTTTTTGAAAACCAACAAGAGGGTAAAGCAAAAATTCATCTGGAggtaaaaaatcttaaaaaagaaaacaaggaacTGCTTGGAAAACTGGGAGAAGAACAACTCAAGACAGCAAAACTGAAAAAGCATGTGGATTCTGCCTTGTCATCCACTAACCACCTATTAGCTGTAGCCCAATCAGAACAACAGAAACGCATTGAGGCtgagaaaaaatgcaataatttgTTTGAGCAGCTCAAACATTATCAAGACCAGCAGGTTTGTGAGGAAAGTGAGCAGATACATACATCTCTATTGGTTTGTGATCCTGAGATCTTTGAAAATGCCTTTAAAATCAACAAAGAAGAATCAGATTCTCAGTATGAAAAGGTCCCAGAAGCCCCAGTTTGTGATTCTGAGAGCGACACAGAACAATCCGATTCTGAGTCTGAATGGGTCCCAGAAGCCCCAATTTGTGATTCTGAGAGCGACACCGAACAATCCGATTCTGAGTATGAAACGGTCCCAGAAGCCCCAATTTGTGATTCTGACAGCGACACCGAACAACCCGATTCTGAATCTGAAACGGTCCCAAAGTCCCCAGTTTGTGATTCtgagagaaaaagagaacaaTCCAAATCTGAGTCTGAAACGGTCCCAGAAGCCCCAATTTGTGATTCTGAGAGCGACACCGAACAATCCGATTCTGAGTATGAAACGGTCCCGGAAGCCCCAATTTGTGATTCTGACAGCGACACCGAACAACCCAATTCTGAATCTGAAACGGTCCCAAAGTCCCCAGTTTGTGATTCTGAGAGAAAAATAGAACAATCCCATTCTGAGTCTGAAACGGTCTCAGTGGCCCCAGTTTGTGATTCTGAGATCATCACTGAAGATCCTGTTTCCAGGTCACAGATTGTCGAAGCCTCCAAAAATCATCAAGGTGAAGTCAATATAAAAATCTCAGAAGCAG CTTGTAAATGCAGTAGGGATGACCAGCAGGAGGGAGCAGGAAGGAAGGTGGAAGCCATTGTCAGGTCAGACAGATCGTCacctcagaaggacaaaagcatttaa